AGAGAGAGGGTTAACTGCAAACTCATGTGGGAAGGCCTAATCTTAGTTGCATAGGATCTCGGGGGTGAGAGAGAGCGAAAGAGAGATtctttcttaaatttaaaatagaagTGCTTCTAATCCATGCCAACAAGAACGAagaatcacaagccttaatcacATCAAgtggggtgggggtggggtACACATCGCATAAACCTGAGAATCTATAAAAATATTGGCAAAAATATGTCATTGCATCTCAAATAAGGCTAAGAGACCCTTCAATAATGTTCCATTTGGTCGTCTtcgcctttttttttttttaaacaagtCCCACAGATTAGATCATAAGTGAAGATTTACTTTTCACAAATTTGTCTTATTTTGCAATAACAGTTACTGCTCCTTTCCTCCTATCTCGAGCAAGACAAAATGGTGATGGAAGACAGATATTGAgagaattaatattaatatcatGAGGAACTTATTATTACCTCTTCagcaaattttattaaaatggttgtCCGAGGTCGTTGTTGACCCTCTACAGGTACAAAATGCGCTGTAACTACAGCTGGAAAACCTGCATTATCCAGAACTCCCTGCAAAGAAGAAAAGCAAATTCATCAGAGTGTTTACAATGTTTAATCTTAATTGAAAACAGAAGCTAATGCAGTGCATACCCTTACTATTCCTGCAACAAATGCACCACAATTAAATGTCCCCATGTCTTTTGGTATTGATATAAATCTACAATGCAAAAACATAACATTAGCTAACAAACAAATACTCCTCCAGTTGTGTAATCACCATATAAATGCCCAAACTGTCACCTATTCACAAGGAGTTCCTTCTCACTAATCATGTATTCATCTTCATGTTCAGTCCCCTTCTCAAGTGAGTCAGCTACCTGTATAGTATCATGCAATAGGTCAAAAGATATTCAATGTATTTGCCAAAATCACCCCCAAAAATTTAGCCTCAACTTTAGTAGAATCATGCTAATAGAAATAACTGGCAACACTTTTCAGCATTATCTAACAAATGAGTACACACCGCCATAATAGATAATAGCTAATTCAAAACTTGCTTCATAGTGTTCCAACCCTTTATAATTTGTAAGATAAAATGTTGTATGCATGTTTAAGCATTAATATGATTTCAAAATTGCAGGTTGACAAAGCAGGTAAACCAAATATTTCCCTTATTTTCCAACAGCCTGCCAACCAGCCAGGCTGCAGGGACTTGTTTTGGAACCAGCAAAACAGCAGTTCTCCAAAAATACCAAACCTTCCAAAAGTACCTTACCAAGAAATGgacaaaaaacacaaaaattaaagaTCATCAAGGATCCCTTAAAAGTTTAATAACTGTAGCATTGCTCCAAAAATATCAAACCTTTCAAAAGTTTAGACAGGGTACAAGTATAGTTCCATAAGATTTCACATTATTTGGTGAACCAAAACAAGCTGCCCCACTCTCATTAGACGCCATCTAACATTGAAAGCTATGAAGAAGAGAATGAAAacaaaaggaggaagaagacaaagaagaatTCATTACCTTTCCAAATAACACCTTCCATACTGTACTGTGTACAAAAGACAAAATGCCCAATAATCGTGTCTCCCTTCTGTTTCCCTGCAACGTAAAATAGAATATTGTTTACCTTAGACATAAACAGACACCTAACCTTAGACATAAACAGACATGGTCACTTGTTCAATAAACATCCACCTAATCTactcttaaaaaaattacttgaagAAGACACAAGTATGCTTGGGCTTATATAATTCCAGTGAAGTATCCTTTGACAAGTCCTCACTAGTATGCTCATGCAAACTTGATGGATATTTAACCAACAAGTCCAAACTAAATCCACAAAATTCCTAAACATCATTGTCAGGAGCGTCAATTGTTACATAATAATTTCAAGCATCAACAATCCAATATGCTAGTGCATAATACTAACAATAACTGCATGTGATGACAACTTTGAGAAAAGGTGTTCCCACCAAAGTCACATGAGAACACACCAGAAGTCACATGAAATAACGATAGCAGGTGTTATACGTCCATACAAAAAACAGTGTCTTAATAAGAATGACTGTCCATTGTTGGTTTCACATCCTTCATTGAAGTTtcaactcaaaactaaaaacctGACATTAATACAACACGAGGACAAATGGTCATTAAGATCCAGTGAGAGAACTGCCAAAAAAGATTAGGGCCACCCTCAGAACATGAGGACCCGAAAGCAAATTGACAGCTTTTCTTTCTCCAATGAGTCTATGGCAAGAGTAAAAATTCAGATTATTCAATGGGGGTGAATTTGCAGAACGCAGACTGCCATTCACAATCAGAGGATTTAGATGCTGCACAAGGCATTAATCAGCTAAGATAGACCAGATCTGATGTATCCATCACTTTTCCATTTTTAACTGATTGATAGTGTTTCCTCCATTTTGAAATTGCTAAAAGACAGACTGTGACATTAAAAAACGGCCATTATGaaccaaaaaatgtaaatattttctAGACACTTTCTCCTTGATAGTCAAATCAAGGTGGCAAAAGTTGCTTATCATGCTATTCCACTATACCTAATGAAAAGAAATTCCATCAACGAGTTAAGAAGATAACCACGCATCTCATATAAAGATACCAAGTAATTGTCAGTTAATGAGTATCTTATCAATCCCTAGGGCTGAAGTTCTAAAAATATGTTATAATAGCTAAAATCAAGTTTATTACCTTTTCCCGATGGCAAAAAAGTTCCAACACCCGTGCACCAACGGCATAACCAGCATCCTCTAACCTGCCCCACATTCAACAAAATTATGCAACATCATTTTACTAGAATGTATGACTCAGAATTGATCAGTGCGCTCCCCACTTATTTAAccttttttcccctttttataAGGGATAGATTCTGCATTAGAAAGTTGAACATAGCTTTACAATCAAGATGTTTTAAGGTAAGTAAAAGTAACATTGAATatataaaatgcaattttaacaaaaatcaaaacacgAATGAAGAGTCAGTTAATGTTCAAGATGAAGAAGTGTCTTAAGAGTGAGCTACCAGTGGTCTATGCTACGTAAGGATGGAGAGATTAGTGTTGATGTGATCTATAGAATTAAGACATGATAGACTGAATGGAGGGAAGGCTTATGGAGCTTTGTGGGAATGAGATCAGCAGGAAAATTTTAAAAGGCAGCTATAAGCACAACAATATTTTATGATACAAGGCGCGATAGAAAAATGGATGTATCTGAAGGCAGATAGTAAGGTGGATGTGAAGAAAATCTGTGTAATGGAATAGGAATGAATGAATATGTGAGACAATAGGGTTAGCATTTACTGAAGATAAGACGACAAAAATTGGTTATCATGGTTTGGGCAAATACAATGTAAACCAATGGATGCCCCACTGTGGAGATGTCATAGTATCCACATCAATGGTAATGCAATAGAAGACACAAGAGGATAAAATTAAGTTGGAAATAAGTaataaaggaaatatatatgtatagttgTTCTAACTAAAATTTTGGCCCTTAATAGACTAGGTGAAAAATAATTCATGAAGCCAATTCAAAGTAGGTGGGAGAAAGGTTAGATCAGTTGAGTTTCATTGAATTCCCTAAAATATGCCCATAATTATGAATCTCATCACAAATTCAAGCAGTACATCTCTACAACCACTGTTTGGTCAACTggtaataatttcaaaaatatcaaaaatcttATGCAGTATTTTTTTCAATCTTCTATTTATAATAGCATATCAACACAATAAAAGTAATTTCCAATAGTATAGCCAACTGCACTCCACTGATTTCAGTTTTTCTAATTCCCGAAGTTCAAGTCTCCATGAATATCACGATCACCCCAAATTTCCAACCTTTTGACTGGATATTTGAGGGTGATACTTTTCCTTTTATGaactaaagaaaagaagaaaaactgaGGGTTGTTATAGCAGTTTTGCAGGCAGCTATCTTTAAAATGATATTGAGCCATAGAATTAACAACATTGTGAAAACTCAACAATTACCTTCTCTCTAGCTCTGCTATATTGTCAACTTGCGTTTGACTGTATTGAACAAGCTCTGAAAACAAGAATGCGAATGCACTCAAGCTCACctgaaattaaaacaataacaataacaataattgcTTTTCATCATCTCAAAGTATTTGTGCAGTGCTTGTACATTCTCACACTTCCTCAAACAAATAACATCCCAAAACATTATTGAAAATAAAGGCAAACActccattttaatttttgagaaagtaCAAGTAAATAAATCTATGCCGCAGACATTCAAGTCTCTCGTtcagttattttcttttattttcttcacataatttcaaataaaacaaatcaaaatgcaaaaggaagaTCAAATCcaatttccattttgtttttccttaaaTGTGTGTGTTTGCACCAcattttcctccaaaaaatACATTCCCAAGTGCATAATCTGAACTAAAGCTAAAACGTCCATTTTTCTGCAATGAAAGGAAGCAAAGAAAGATAAATCTTTTTTCTTGTAATGAAACCAAGCTAAAATCTTTATTCTTTGTCACCGTGTTCAGTCTTTAAGTGACATTTAAGCCCCAATTCATCCGAgatttcttttctccttcctccATTTTCACTTAATTGTAAACTGaaacaataaaaacaataaggaaaaacaaattaagattcCACTGGTTGGATTGGCGGTGTATCTGCACATTGCTCCAAAACTTGAAGATCCCCAAATACACAATCGAAATTAAAGCCGCCTCCACTTAGTTTCAAGGAAGAGAGCTCAGTCGAATCAAACTAAACCCAATTCAGCTCagtttcatttttcttatttccattcaCCTAATTAGaaaccaaaacaacaaaaatctaACAAAagataatgaataaaaaatcaaatttcacGGTATGCTTCCGTCCCATCAACAAAATGCCATTACCGCAACTGGAATAGTCAGATCTTGATAAATTGAGAAACAGCAATCATAGATCAGTAAATTAAAGGTAATCAATTTCCATGGGCACAACTCAAATCCGAAAAATTGTACACACACAAGACAGAGaggtatatgtatgtatgtatagagagagagagagagagagagagagtttaccTCTTGTTTTCCCTTGCTGAGGGGTTTGTCGAGGACGTTGGTGTATTGCTTGATCTTCCCCactccaatcatcttcccttcCCCTGCCCTCTCTTCTGATTCCTCGCcgtttctcctctctctctcgactTAGCAGTGTTTCTAGTCGAAGGCACATTTGCATTCGGCGTGGGCAAAAATGTAAATGACCTTGTTACAGAAAACTCGCCAATTTGCAAACTAGCCCCTTCAGTATGAATTGTTTGCGTGTTTCCACAATATTTTCATGTTCGCCTTCCTTTCATTTCCTCAAGTCCCAAACCGAGTCCTATAAGTTGTGACCCAGAAGGGGATCGGGGCCTTCCACTGAGAGACGGGATGCACCAACCCCAAATAAGAGAAGCCACTGTTCCTTCAGTCAAATGGACGCCAACTGTTCGACAAAAATCCCCAATGAGTTCTTAACCTGAGGAAAACTCcaattttttgagttttgaattttattttaattattattatgtaaaatattatttttgtacacTCGGgattaaattgttgttttcagTCCCCTGAATTCTATACAATCAGTTTAAAATGTCTAGAATACCCTCTAACCTGTCGCCCAGCACTTTACTTAATCTGTAAATAAGTGGGAAAAGAGGGTCCAACACAAAACTTCAGGCGCTATAACAAACAACAGATTCCACACTGAAGcgagggttagggttagggctTGGAATTGGGGAGGCTGCAACTTGCAATCCTCTCTGcttcctttcccttctctcCTCTAGAGTTTCCAAGGTCCTGTTCAAGATTTCTAATTCTTGCAAAACCTTGCGCTCTGTttggaatgaatgaatgaatgaatctGAAAAGTAGTATTCATTTACAAATGAATTCTACATGGCTACAAAGACATCCATGCTACTGAACTTTACCCGTTTACCCATTTATGCCCCTGAACTTGAAGGGGATCTACCCCTCAGGTTTCAATTTGAGACCTGGAGAGCTGGGAATTTGCAAGGGCCGTTGCCCCTCTCCGTTGAAAGGCGATCTCTGCATCCGCGGATCGATCGTCTGAGAGCCGATGATTTTCTCGATCAAACTCAACTGCCCTTTCTCCGCTTGTGACCCAGAAAATGAAGGAGGCTTCCGGCGGAGAGATGGGATGTTTCTGAGGGTGGTTGCCCCTCTCTGCCTCAAACAATGAAGCCCGTGATTTCGTCTCCTCCAAAATATCAACAGCCCTCTGGGTGCGTGCGTATCTACACATAGTGCATGTGTACGTgttcaaatagcattttcctttcctatatatatatatatatgtgtgtgtgtgtgtgtgtgtagcgCGGCATAGCTGTTTCAGCCTCACCACCAACGCCGGCGCCACCACCACCATCTCCTCCTCCTGGCGCCAGATGTCATCAGTCACGACACCTAGCATTATTCTTTGGGCTGTGATGATCAATTTTCTGGGTCCAGATCAGGTGTTGAGGCAGATCCGACCCGGTTACTGGCGGGGCAACCTGGATGGTccggtggagagagagagagaagcatcGTCGCCGACAATGTTTTCCTCTCCATCTCGTACTGGGGAACCGGCGTTTGCAGCCATGGTGGGTTGTCTCGGTCTTCTCACTTTACCGATCTGATTAGATCTGAGTCCCAACTTTCCAACATCTGAAAGCctagttttgcaaagatttttaaagtgtcctatttttcaaaagtttagtACCgaaagtcctatttttgcaaatttcccgaAAGTCTATACAGGAATATCTCCAGAATGAGGCATAGAGAATGGGAAGTTTCAAAGGGTTGTTGCCCTTCTCTGCGAAGGAGATCACTGATGTATGATCGCCTAAAGCCAATGATTTTGGTCGCCCTTAATGAAACCGACAGCACATCCTAGCATTATTCTTTGTGTTGAGAACTTGAATTTACATTAAGTTGAATATTTTCCCAAATCTAGGGCTCAAAGATGAAAGCCGTGAGTTCAAGGAGGAGAGCTGGGGATTTGTTAGGGCCGTTGCCCCTTTATCTAGATGGGGATCTCTGTTTTCGCAGATTGATCGTCTCAGAGCCCATGAGTCATCAACTTAAACCAACTGCCCtcggtgtgtgtgtgtgtgtggcatTCTGGCTGTGCTTatgtcttttctttctttctcttcttctttcttttttgtggcTGTGATGATAAATTTTCTGGCTTCAGATCAACTGTTGAAGGGGATCCCACCTGCTTCTTGGCGGGGCAACACGGACAGCCATTTGGAGGGAGGGGGCTATGATCTCCTCTTTCATTAGGCAACCGATGCTTGCAGCCATGGCGATGGTAGCCTTTCCTCTCAGCCTACTGATCTAATTGGATCCGATGTGTTAATATCACCACCCGAACTTAATTACATCAGTATTTAATTCTGATACCAAGCGGGCCTAAGGTTACTCATTAGCTTAAGAATGAGGCTTGCATGGAGAGATGGGAATTTCAGAAGGTTGTTGCCCCTCTGTCGATGATGGCTTTCTCCACAGGGATGTCATCTGAAAGCCGATGATTTCTCAAAAAAGGAACAAACAACCCTCTTCGCGTAAACGCACACATATGTACACATATCAATTATGTCCCTGAACGTGTTTGGTATTGCTGTCGCAATAAAAAGGAACTAACACCCTTTTAGCACCCACACAGATACAAGCAtatgccctctctctctctctctctctatatatatatatatatgtttatgtgaGGCTGTGATGATGGTTTTTAGGAAAATCAGACATAGAAGAAGCCAACCCTGGCGGGGTAACTCAGTGGGCAGTGAGTCATTTGTGTCTCGTGGCCATTGTTTCTGCAGCCAAGGCTGGCGTCCTCATTTTCTTGAGAAAAGGCGAATCTGAGCCTCCTTTTTGGTCTGTTTGGCTTACCTTAAGAGCTGTTTGGCTTGCCCGGTGCTTAAAAACTCTCGAACTGTTTATAATCTGTTAATGAGATTGTGACTCAATAAATGCATGAGGCTTGACATGGAGAGCTGGGAATTTGCAAAGGTCCGTTGCCCCTCTCCATAGACGGGTGATATCTGCATCCGCAGATCAATCATCTGAGAGCCAATGATTTTCTTAATCAAACTCAACaggcctttcttttcttttgactTAGAAAATGAATGAGGCTTGCAACAGAGAGACCGGATGTTTCTAAAGGTGGTTGCCCCTCTCTGCTTCATCTTTATTTGATGCACAGAAATGGCGGCACCAAGCACAGAAACACcaatttgtgtttgtgaatcaacGGCGGCTCAACCCAGTTTGTGCTTGTGAATCGACAGTGGCACCGAGCAATCAGAGTTGTGAATCAATGGCAGCACCAAGCACTGAGCAACCGGGCGGCAAGGGGGAACGATGATAAGGGGATGgtcagagagatagagaggggcTTTAAGCTGTGACGAAGGTAAACCTGAGAGAGTTAAGGGTTCGCATGGGGCAGCCCTCGAATCAGAATTAATATTATGCTAGTTAGAGACAGAATCTTTTCCATCTCTAATCTCTTCGTGGACGGAAATGTTTCGATATTTTACtaatattacaaatattttaGCACATACGCATATACAAGCATATGaaccctctctatctctctgtctctctctgcTTATGTGAGGCTGTGATGATGGTTTTTAGGAAAATCAAACATACAA
The sequence above is a segment of the Diospyros lotus cultivar Yz01 chromosome 7, ASM1463336v1, whole genome shotgun sequence genome. Coding sequences within it:
- the LOC127806690 gene encoding uncharacterized protein LOC127806690, which encodes MIGVGKIKQYTNVLDKPLSKGKQEVSLSAFAFLFSELVQYSQTQVDNIAELERRLEDAGYAVGARVLELFCHREKGNRRETRLLGILSFVHSTVWKVLFGKVADSLEKGTEHEDEYMISEKELLVNRFISIPKDMGTFNCGAFVAGIVRGVLDNAGFPAVVTAHFVPVEGQQRPRTTILIKFAEEVLRREARLGG